The genomic DNA GGCCGACAACGGGCGAATGATGACTACGACCCTCATGGTGGATCCAGCGCCCAGGTTCGGGTTGTCCCCCAACCTGTACATGCAGTTCATGGAACCCCTCGGAACGACCGACGGCTCCGTGGCGGCGGCATGGGATCATGTGCGGGGGGACTGGCGGCAGGATGTGGTCGATGCAACCGCCGAACTCGCGCCGCCGTTGATGCGCTTCGGCGGGTGTTTCAGCTCCTACTATCGCTGGCGCGAAGGCGTCGGTCTCCGGCAGCGCCGTAGACCCATGCACAATCTGCTCTGGGGCGGAATGGAGAGCAACCACGTCGGAACGCACGAGTTCGTGGACTTCTGCAGACGCGTCGGCAGCCAGCCGTTTTTCTGCGTGAACTTCGAATCCGACGGCCGGCGACACTGGGCGCGTCCGCCCTGCGGCGGCGTCCGATCCGCGGGTCCCGCCGAAGCGGCGGCCTGGGTGGATTACTGCAATAATCCCCAGAATGCGTTGCGCAGGAAGAACGGCGCCGCAGAACCGTTCAATCTGAAACTGTGGCAGGTGGGTAACGAAACGTCGTACGATCCGCTGGGCTACGACTGCGAAACGGCTGCCCGCCGCACCATCGCCTTTGCAAAGGCCATGCGTCGGAAGGATCCGGAGATCACGATCATCGGCTGGGGCGATAGCGGCTGGGCGAAACGGATGCTCGACATCGCGGGCGAACACATGGACGTGCTCGCC from Lentisphaerota bacterium includes the following:
- a CDS encoding alpha-L-arabinofuranosidase, yielding MTTTLMVDPAPRFGLSPNLYMQFMEPLGTTDGSVAAAWDHVRGDWRQDVVDATAELAPPLMRFGGCFSSYYRWREGVGLRQRRRPMHNLLWGGMESNHVGTHEFVDFCRRVGSQPFFCVNFESDGRRHWARPPCGGVRSAGPAEAAAWVDYCNNPQNALRRKNGAAEPFNLKLWQVGNETSYDPLGYDCETAARRTIAFAKAMRRKDPEITIIGWGDSGWAKRMLDIAGEHMDVLAFHNMFRAGSAEATSPLRNSNFRVDPDATWAHLMNAWREPQEKIERIRSEIGGSSIPV